In Carettochelys insculpta isolate YL-2023 chromosome 31, ASM3395843v1, whole genome shotgun sequence, a single window of DNA contains:
- the DUSP26 gene encoding dual specificity protein phosphatase 26, which produces MAFMSRFSRSSSRSPSRGSQEDTSSSPILSVFELERLLYTGKTACNHADEVWPGLYLGDQDIAANRRELARLHITHILNASHSRWRGGAEYYEGTGIRYQGIEAHDSPSFDMSPYFYPAADFIHQALSERDGRILVHCAVGVSRSATLVLAYLMIYHRMTLVEAIKTVKDHRGIIPNRGFLRQLVSLDNSLRLKRGV; this is translated from the exons ATGGCTTTCATGTCCAGGTTCTCCAGAAGCAGTTCCAGGTCACCCAGCCGAGGGTCTCAGGAAGACACCAGCAGCTCCCCCATCCTCAGTGTCTTTGAGCTTGAGAGGCTACTGTATACTGGGAAGACAGCCTGTAATCACGCAGATGAGGTCTGGCCAGGACTCTATCTGGGCGACCA AGATATAGCAGCCAATCGGCGTGAGCTGGCCCGCCTGCACATCACCCATATCCTCAATGCCTCACACAGCCGGTGGAGAGGGGGAGCCGAGTACTACGAGGGCACTGGCATACGCTACCAAGGCATCGAGGCCCATGACTCACCCAGCTTTGACATGAGTCCCTACTTCTACCCGGCAGCTGACTTCATCCACCAGGCGCTGAGCGAGAGAGATg GAAGGATCCTTGTCCACTGCGCTGTTGGGGTAAGCCGCTCAGCCACCTTGGTCCTCGCCTACCTCATGATCTACCACCGCATGACCCTAGTTGAAGCCATAAAGACTGTGAAGGACCACCGTGGTATCATCCCCAACCGGGGCTTCCTACGCCAGCTGGTCTCCCTGGACAACTCCCTGAGGTTGAAGCGAGGAGTGTGA